The Acropora muricata isolate sample 2 chromosome 5, ASM3666990v1, whole genome shotgun sequence genome includes a window with the following:
- the LOC136917096 gene encoding uncharacterized protein — translation MANLTFAFICLFIVISARAETNCTEGEINPTTPPIDFKSLDGIFQLLQTPTFLYGAAFGACCILIVVFVLSLVYCCLKRLAERKEDLEEAFIYDESGTKKKEKLVSIKCETTEVVALPNTYTDNTEDNLREIEEAEYLVPLEDQNEGQENLYDNATEQRPLDGNPTSPSCVENGEEVVIDVDKDNDEREYSTPFDKGTGKQPIDPTKYCYEGLSRVYENCSEDRSYMNLNLQENEKETDEQSSASKDDCPPSPGYVNVRGS, via the exons ATGGCAAATTTAACCTTTGCTTTCATCTGCCTCTTTATTGTGATTTCAGCTCGTGCTGAAACGAATTGTACCGAAG GAGAAATCAATCCGACGACTCCACCAATAGACTTCAAGTCGTTAGATGGCATCTTCCAGCTTCTTCAAACCCCGACTTTCCTTTATGGTGCTGCTTTCGGCGCCTGTTGCATTTTAATCGTCGTCTTCGTTCTTTCACTTGTTTACTGCTGCCTTAAAAGATTAGCCGAGAGGAAAGAAGACTTGGAGGAAGCTTTCATATATGACGAAAGTGGAacgaaaaagaaagagaagttgGTTTCGATCAAATGTGAAACCACAGAAGTCGTAGCGCTACCAAATACTTATACGGATAACACCGAAGATAATCTGAGAGAAATCGAAGAAGCGGAATATCTTGTACCACTTGAAGACCAGAACGAAGGACAAGAGAATCTCTATGACAACGCCACGGAACAAAGACCATTGGATGGTAACCCTACTTCGCCTTCATGCGTCGAAAACGGCGAAGAAGTTGTGATCGATGTTGACAAAGACAATGATGAAAGAGAATATTCAACACCATTTGATAAAGGAACGGGCAAACAACCAATCGATCCAACAAAATATTGCTACGAGGGGCTGTCCCGAGTTTACGAAAACTGCTCAGAAGACAGATCCTATATGAACCTCAACCTACAAGAAAACGAAAAGGAAACAGATGAGCAGAGTAGCGCGTCAAAGGACGACTGTCCCCCTTCTCCTGGTTACGTTAATGTCCGAGGCTCTTAG